A DNA window from Chiroxiphia lanceolata isolate bChiLan1 chromosome 6, bChiLan1.pri, whole genome shotgun sequence contains the following coding sequences:
- the ZC3H14 gene encoding zinc finger CCCH domain-containing protein 14 isoform X1: MEIGTEISRKIRGAIKGKLQELGAYVDEELPDYIMVMVANKKSQEQMTEDLSLFLGNNTVRFTVWLHGVLDKLRSVTTEPTSVKSSESSIFESNLPSSKSTSCVSDDRRRENILPPLAVSSTRTERNDSRVTTSSQEQRNASSRQSCEDGSASHLTSTVKPLRELSPSEAVIDIKPEPDDLIDEDLNFVQENPLSRKKPLVTVTYGSSRPSAEIYRPPAIRSADGNAHMPRLSQQGNLQGSRQLDTQSCRSLETGQLCNPEAFGSLAEGHRPTSKLIADKVGGEEESSRKRRLPVVSSVVKVKKFCNEGEDEEEEEEYGLRTGSISSSVSVPAKPERRPSLPPSKQANKNLILKAISEAQESVTKTTNYSTVPQKQTVPVAPRTRISPEESQLEVIHVQNRLPVLSSQLQVEEPKEQTVEGIQGLEQKELSSRLQIEPMIEDTLQVTQDYCDAESMVHADTRSFILKKPKLSEEIATQNQQLGKKGTEAVRAHSGRLIQTRDQLAQPEKPASPKFIVTLDGVPSPPGYLSDQEEEDMCLMEGLKPVTQDICAGKGLKGLRAQQTQTVTRQLEDSDVDMEELNMLQKQEKVLERCKYWPACKNGDECVYHHPTLPCKVFPNCKFADKCLFIHPNCKYDAKCTKPDCPYTHASRRTPHPCPKPAPLPALPISSSSPLCKFFPACKKMECPFYHPKHCRFNTQCTRPDCTFYHPTVAVPPRHALKWTRTQTSE; this comes from the exons ggtgctataaaaggaaaattgcaGGAGCTTGGGGCTTATGTTG ATGAAGAGCTTCCTGATTATATTATGGTTATGGTGGCCAATAAGAAGAGTCAAGAGCAGATGACAGAAgacctttcccttttccttgggAACAACACTGTCAGGTTTACTGTCTG GCTCCATGGTGTTTTGGATAAGCTGCGATCTGTGACTACTG AACCAACTAGTGTAAAATCTTCAGAATCCAGTATCTTTGAAAGCAACCTGCCTTCCAGCAAAAGCACTTCCTGTGTGAGTGATGACAGGAGGCGTGAGAATATCTTGCCACCTCTTGCAGTTTCCAGCACTCGGACTGAAAGAAATGATTCAAGAGTTACAACGAGCTCTCAGGAGCAGAGAAATGCTTCTTCACG GCAGTCTTGTGAAGATGGCTCTGCATCCCACTTAACATCTACAGTCAAGCCTTTGAGGGAATTGTCACCTTCTGAAGCTGTAATTGACATTAAACCTGAACCAGATGACCTGATTGACGAAGACCTAAACTTCGTGCAGGAGAATCCTTTGTCAAGGAAGAAGCCTCTTGTAACTGTAACTTATGGTTCTTCTCGTCCCTCCGCGGAGATCTACCGACCACCAGCCATCAGGAGTGCAGATGGCAATGCACACATGCCCAGACTGTCACAACAAGGCAACTTGCAGGGGAGCAGGCAGTTGGACACACAAAGCTGCAGGTCTTTGGAAACAGGCCAGCTGTGCAATCCTGAAGCATTTGGAAGCTTAGCAGAAGGGCACAGACCCACCTCCAAACTCATTGCAGATAAAGTAGGCGGTGAG GAAGAAAGCTCCAGGAAGAGACGGTTGCCTGTTGTAAGCTCAGTAGTGAAAGTGAAAAAGTTCTGTAATGAAggggaagatgaggaggaagaggaagaatatGGATTGCGAACAGGAAGCATTTCCAGCAGTGTGTCTGTGCCTGCAAAGCCAGAAAGAAG aCCTTCATTGCCACCTTCAAAACAGGCCAATAAGAATTTAATACTGAAAGCAATCTCTGAAGCGCAGGAATCAGTTACAAAAACAACCAATTATTCCACTG ttccACAGAAACAGACTGTTCCAGTTGCACCAAGAACTCGAATTAGCCCAGAAGAATCTCAGTTAGAAGTAATTCATGTGCAAAACAGATTGCCTGTTCTGAGTTCTCAGCTTCAAGTAGAAGAGCCAAAGGAGCAGACAGTTGAAGGAATTCAAG GACTTGAACAAAAGGAGCTCTCTTCTCGGCTTCAGATTGAACCCATGATTGAAGATACCTTGCAAGTGACTCAAG ATTACTGTGATGCAGAATCTATGGTCCATGCAGATACTAGGTCATTTATCCTGAAGAAGCCCAAGTTATCTGAGGAAATAGCGACACAGAACCAGCAATTGGGAAAGAAGGGCACAGAGGCAGTACGAGCTCACTCAGGACGTCTAATACAGACACG AGACCAGCTTGCACAACCAGAGAAGCCTGCTAGTCCCAAGTTCATTGTGACACTGGATGGTGTGCCCAGTCCACCAGGATACCTTTCTGATCAGGAAGAGGAAGATATGTGTCTAATGGAAGGATTAAAGCCAGTTACCCAAGACATATGTGCTGGCAAAGGATTAAAAGGCCTTCgagcacagcaaacacaaactGTAACCAGGCAGTTGGAGGACTCTGATG TGGACATGGAAGAGTTAAATATGCTGCAAAAACAGGAGAAGGTGCTCGAGCGCTGCAAGTACTGGCCTGCCTGTAAAAATGGAGATGAATGTGTGTACCATCACCCCACACTACCTTGCAA agTTTTTCCTaactgcaaatttgctgataaATGTTTGTTCATCCATCCAAACTGTAAATACGATGCAAAGTGCACTAAGCCAGACTGTCCTTACACTCACGCCAGTCGACGAACCCCCCATCCATGTCCTAAACCAG CacccctgcctgcactgcccaTATCCTCCAGTAGTCCACTGTGCAagttttttcctgcttgtaAGAAAATGGAATGTCCATTTTACCACCCAAAA catTGTAGGTTTAATACCCAGTGTACAAGACCAGACTGCACTTTCTACCATCCCACTGTTGCTGTACCTCCACGCCATGCCTTGAAATGGACTCGAACTCAAACCAG TGAATGA
- the ZC3H14 gene encoding zinc finger CCCH domain-containing protein 14 isoform X2, with amino-acid sequence MVMVANKKSQEQMTEDLSLFLGNNTVRFTVWLHGVLDKLRSVTTEPTSVKSSESSIFESNLPSSKSTSCVSDDRRRENILPPLAVSSTRTERNDSRVTTSSQEQRNASSRQSCEDGSASHLTSTVKPLRELSPSEAVIDIKPEPDDLIDEDLNFVQENPLSRKKPLVTVTYGSSRPSAEIYRPPAIRSADGNAHMPRLSQQGNLQGSRQLDTQSCRSLETGQLCNPEAFGSLAEGHRPTSKLIADKVGGEEESSRKRRLPVVSSVVKVKKFCNEGEDEEEEEEYGLRTGSISSSVSVPAKPERRPSLPPSKQANKNLILKAISEAQESVTKTTNYSTVPQKQTVPVAPRTRISPEESQLEVIHVQNRLPVLSSQLQVEEPKEQTVEGIQGLEQKELSSRLQIEPMIEDTLQVTQDYCDAESMVHADTRSFILKKPKLSEEIATQNQQLGKKGTEAVRAHSGRLIQTRDQLAQPEKPASPKFIVTLDGVPSPPGYLSDQEEEDMCLMEGLKPVTQDICAGKGLKGLRAQQTQTVTRQLEDSDVDMEELNMLQKQEKVLERCKYWPACKNGDECVYHHPTLPCKVFPNCKFADKCLFIHPNCKYDAKCTKPDCPYTHASRRTPHPCPKPAPLPALPISSSSPLCKFFPACKKMECPFYHPKHCRFNTQCTRPDCTFYHPTVAVPPRHALKWTRTQTSE; translated from the exons ATGGTTATGGTGGCCAATAAGAAGAGTCAAGAGCAGATGACAGAAgacctttcccttttccttgggAACAACACTGTCAGGTTTACTGTCTG GCTCCATGGTGTTTTGGATAAGCTGCGATCTGTGACTACTG AACCAACTAGTGTAAAATCTTCAGAATCCAGTATCTTTGAAAGCAACCTGCCTTCCAGCAAAAGCACTTCCTGTGTGAGTGATGACAGGAGGCGTGAGAATATCTTGCCACCTCTTGCAGTTTCCAGCACTCGGACTGAAAGAAATGATTCAAGAGTTACAACGAGCTCTCAGGAGCAGAGAAATGCTTCTTCACG GCAGTCTTGTGAAGATGGCTCTGCATCCCACTTAACATCTACAGTCAAGCCTTTGAGGGAATTGTCACCTTCTGAAGCTGTAATTGACATTAAACCTGAACCAGATGACCTGATTGACGAAGACCTAAACTTCGTGCAGGAGAATCCTTTGTCAAGGAAGAAGCCTCTTGTAACTGTAACTTATGGTTCTTCTCGTCCCTCCGCGGAGATCTACCGACCACCAGCCATCAGGAGTGCAGATGGCAATGCACACATGCCCAGACTGTCACAACAAGGCAACTTGCAGGGGAGCAGGCAGTTGGACACACAAAGCTGCAGGTCTTTGGAAACAGGCCAGCTGTGCAATCCTGAAGCATTTGGAAGCTTAGCAGAAGGGCACAGACCCACCTCCAAACTCATTGCAGATAAAGTAGGCGGTGAG GAAGAAAGCTCCAGGAAGAGACGGTTGCCTGTTGTAAGCTCAGTAGTGAAAGTGAAAAAGTTCTGTAATGAAggggaagatgaggaggaagaggaagaatatGGATTGCGAACAGGAAGCATTTCCAGCAGTGTGTCTGTGCCTGCAAAGCCAGAAAGAAG aCCTTCATTGCCACCTTCAAAACAGGCCAATAAGAATTTAATACTGAAAGCAATCTCTGAAGCGCAGGAATCAGTTACAAAAACAACCAATTATTCCACTG ttccACAGAAACAGACTGTTCCAGTTGCACCAAGAACTCGAATTAGCCCAGAAGAATCTCAGTTAGAAGTAATTCATGTGCAAAACAGATTGCCTGTTCTGAGTTCTCAGCTTCAAGTAGAAGAGCCAAAGGAGCAGACAGTTGAAGGAATTCAAG GACTTGAACAAAAGGAGCTCTCTTCTCGGCTTCAGATTGAACCCATGATTGAAGATACCTTGCAAGTGACTCAAG ATTACTGTGATGCAGAATCTATGGTCCATGCAGATACTAGGTCATTTATCCTGAAGAAGCCCAAGTTATCTGAGGAAATAGCGACACAGAACCAGCAATTGGGAAAGAAGGGCACAGAGGCAGTACGAGCTCACTCAGGACGTCTAATACAGACACG AGACCAGCTTGCACAACCAGAGAAGCCTGCTAGTCCCAAGTTCATTGTGACACTGGATGGTGTGCCCAGTCCACCAGGATACCTTTCTGATCAGGAAGAGGAAGATATGTGTCTAATGGAAGGATTAAAGCCAGTTACCCAAGACATATGTGCTGGCAAAGGATTAAAAGGCCTTCgagcacagcaaacacaaactGTAACCAGGCAGTTGGAGGACTCTGATG TGGACATGGAAGAGTTAAATATGCTGCAAAAACAGGAGAAGGTGCTCGAGCGCTGCAAGTACTGGCCTGCCTGTAAAAATGGAGATGAATGTGTGTACCATCACCCCACACTACCTTGCAA agTTTTTCCTaactgcaaatttgctgataaATGTTTGTTCATCCATCCAAACTGTAAATACGATGCAAAGTGCACTAAGCCAGACTGTCCTTACACTCACGCCAGTCGACGAACCCCCCATCCATGTCCTAAACCAG CacccctgcctgcactgcccaTATCCTCCAGTAGTCCACTGTGCAagttttttcctgcttgtaAGAAAATGGAATGTCCATTTTACCACCCAAAA catTGTAGGTTTAATACCCAGTGTACAAGACCAGACTGCACTTTCTACCATCCCACTGTTGCTGTACCTCCACGCCATGCCTTGAAATGGACTCGAACTCAAACCAG TGAATGA